The region GCAGCCTGACCAGACCAGTCTCAGACCCACTTATAAATAAACCCGACTCTCAGATCTCGGGCCAGTCTACAGAGGCACTTCTCTCGACAATCATTCCGCCGGAGTCCGCAGTGAAATGAAATACTTGTGTAAGTGGCTCCCCGCATTGCACTGGAAGGTAGCGGCTAACCAAGTTCTCCCTCCTCTTGGCAGGCCTGATTCTGTGGGCCACGGCCGTGGTGGGCCAGCAAGCTGATGGGATCTACCAGCACCTGGCCAAGAGCAATCCCAACAAGAACCTGGTGGTGTCACCCCTTTCCATCGAGACCGTCCTGAGCCTTCTTTACATGGGGGCGGAGGGAACAACGGCCCAGGAGCTCCAGACTGCATTGAGGCTACAGTCCGGAAGCAAACAGGATCTGGCTGCGAAGTACAAGACCAAGCTGGAGTCCCTCCAGGTCAGCAGGGAGGGCTACACTATGCAAGTGGCGAACCGGATCTACGTCAACGACCGGCTGACCCTGCATCCGGAGTACAATCAATTGGCACGGGACTCTTTCAAGGCGGAGGCGGAGGCCATCAGCCTGGGAGACAGCACCAAGGCGGCCGAGGGTATCAATCAGTGGGTGCGTGACCAGACGCACGGCAAGATCAATGGCATAGTCGAACCCGATAGCATGACCCCTGAAGTCAGGGCTGTGCTGGTTAACGCCATCTATTTCAAGGGCCAGTGGGAGTCCCAGTTCGATCCCAAAGCCACCGAGGTCTCCCCCTTCAAAGTCACCCCCAGCGAGAGGGTGAGTGTGCCGATGATGCACCAAACGGGCACTTTCCGGACGCACATCTTCGCCGATTGGAGCGGCCAAGTCGTCGAGCTGCCCTACCGGAACTCCAACCTCTCCATGCTGATCTTCCTGCCCAACGACGTCGATGGCCTGAACAAAATGGAGGAGAAAATGGTTGGGTTCTCGGAGCAGTTGGATCCTTCGGAAATGCTTCTCGTCCTGCCCAAGTTCAAGATTGAGTTCCAAACGGAGCTCCAGGAGAGTCTTGAGCAGTTGGGCGTCCGTGAGGTGTTCTCCGATCAGTCGAACCTCAGTGGACTCTTCGCCGATGGATCTGGCGGAAAAGTGAGTCGGGTAACCCACAAAGCCTTCTTGGAGGTCAACGAGGAGGGTGCCGAGGCGGCGGCTGCTACAGGTTTGTTTTCTGATTATCCTTTAAAAATTTCCTTTCTTAAAACTTTCTCTTTCATTATCCTTAGCTATATCGGTTTCTCTTCGATCTGGTTTCGCGCCTTCCTTCGTGGCGGATCATCCTTTTGCTTTCATGATCCGGGACCAGAGTACCGTTTACTTCCAGGGCACGGTGGTGAATCCTGCCTAAGGGAATGGGCATAGTTATACACCTCTCCTAATCCTAAATATCCCAAAATCTATAAATTGTGATATTTTCATAGAAATAGTAGTCCATATGTATAATAtgttagttttaaaaaattaaactttattttggaAAAACCAGAACTctaattttaaagttaaactgATGCTCTGATTATTCCAATAaatgcttttaaaaaattccagaGATCTATAATAAAAAGTGTTGTATCTATAAATAAAAGCACTTGTGTTTtgggttatattttttttttgaatacttTAGGATCTCTCTATTATTCCCCAGCGGCTTCTtgtgaagttttttttttggaaacgGGTTAAGTGGCTCTATgtataattttcaattaacatAAATTCCCCAAAGGGCAGAGAGTGTCatccaaaaaaagaaagagctcccctaaaaacaaaaaaacatcaTTCAGTTCTCTATGAAACACAGGCGCCAACGCATTGTTTCCgatccaatccaatccaatctATAGATTCATTGCATCAGGTATGTGGGAACTTATCTGTGGCAGCATatacttttatattatattttataatatatgcCATACGTTTACgtgaaataaaaaagttgtACTACTTTCCGAGTGATTTGATTTGAGAGAATAAGCTTGCAATTGTAAACAACGCAAATGACATCACCGTTTATCAACAAATAagagaaatatatttattaagagggagaataaaataaagttaagtgatgtaaacaaaaataaagagaacTTTCTCTTAAGTACGATTAGACCAAATTTTAGACCTTATTTTTGATGGTTATAAGAACCTTTCTTTAAGTTTAGGGTTTAAAGAATTTATGATAATAACATATCAATATATAACACTTTAGATGTTATTTTAGTAGAAAGGCTTTTAGGATTTAtccctttttatttatatccttatttaattatttattataagaTAGTCTTTCAAAGATTTATTGGTTTATACGATGTTATATTTAGTTTCTATCTGAAAGTAGAATATTTGTTTTAGAGACTTtagtcttttaaaaaaattccctTTCAATGGCTTAAGTTTTCACATTGTTTGTCCGAGAACTCTTCCCAGAACTGTTTGTTTTCTTACTTTGTAACTTGTTTTTATCAT is a window of Drosophila bipectinata strain 14024-0381.07 chromosome 2R, DbipHiC1v2, whole genome shotgun sequence DNA encoding:
- the Spn42Dd gene encoding serine protease inhibitor 42Dd produces the protein MKYLCLILWATAVVGQQADGIYQHLAKSNPNKNLVVSPLSIETVLSLLYMGAEGTTAQELQTALRLQSGSKQDLAAKYKTKLESLQVSREGYTMQVANRIYVNDRLTLHPEYNQLARDSFKAEAEAISLGDSTKAAEGINQWVRDQTHGKINGIVEPDSMTPEVRAVLVNAIYFKGQWESQFDPKATEVSPFKVTPSERVSVPMMHQTGTFRTHIFADWSGQVVELPYRNSNLSMLIFLPNDVDGLNKMEEKMVGFSEQLDPSEMLLVLPKFKIEFQTELQESLEQLGVREVFSDQSNLSGLFADGSGGKVSRVTHKAFLEVNEEGAEAAAATAISVSLRSGFAPSFVADHPFAFMIRDQSTVYFQGTVVNPA